The following are encoded in a window of Salmo trutta chromosome 9, fSalTru1.1, whole genome shotgun sequence genomic DNA:
- the cenpe gene encoding centromere-associated protein E isoform X7: MLEESAVKVCVRVRPLIEREETAAESAEPVKLYWKTDKKTIHQVDDGNLTKNFSFDRVFRAEETTLQLYQELAKPLVVSTVEGYNGTIFAYGQTSSGKTFTMMGSSLTPGVIPLAMEDVFHTIKTCPKKEFLLRVSYLEIYNETVTDLLCDSWKRKPLEIREGNNKNVYVADLTEELVTSPEQALAWIRKGEKNRHYGKTKMNQRSSRSHTIFRMILENRDRGDSASGENPDSAIIVSHLNLVDLAGAERASQTGAEGTRFKEGCNINRSLFTLGQVIKKLSDETQKGFTNYRDSKLTRILQNSLGGNAKTVIICTITPVTLEETLSTLQFASAAKNMKNDPHVTEVSDDGALLRRYRNEIVDLKRRLHEVSSVTQTTATEKETLSQILQEKDQLQREQEDRIKNLTKLLVTSSNFVTIKKMPKRRVTWGGKLPSPAFHHAGESDLSFAEPFFKKRKADMSVLTEQNEDGDEFDSTFDMEMNQSNLTVRGFAESEFLSPNQLNKLSEKVSCLELQLENETQQKQEAMEEVETFQRRVAELEKQLEGKSLMPADAQLEKETQQNQEDMEEVETFEMKVAELEKQLEKSQMPADAQEQMKKGFEETIQLCETLVSEKEMVATERDYLKQELNILMEQTENLKKEKAALLQEMEEKKEMDEFNSLEEESKREYEKELLNDISSLKKAMEVSGRKSQELEANLVAMSEELKKKGDWAEELQRSSDVDLVQQVKQLRRSLDDAEGLSRDTKKEWAHLRSENISLKERAVTLTAGYERMEAQVNGLRHQLETEKLSFKKMQVDLQRELQGAFEENTKLTTLLDGKVPKNLIDSIELEKTVAVLKKELDKSHEDERTLQAKIEDLSALQDLPDKVNSLMKQVCDLTEELCAVQKERDMLVSAKACSEEEAHQFRELAQSSQEQLVKLQDDLSKAELRENDLTQQCTDITEQLETLRKDLARSSVENSQLLTTVEESSLRLKENEQHRASIEDQLCGMQQVMKELEEKLAESESSKEKYDNLSQEHQDQIRQLSEEVIQVQAELKRQQHLNSEQQSCAQQDDQHQLQIQELRAALEAMTEERSQLNSDLQQNMEMAAETQGLLHSIQEELRQQRQVNSDLESQSLQKESLLEQQMRQLSDALESGEAERERLLFEKTDSPQNHAELEKLLSAVTSLTGERDQLQEILEGIREERNQLKRDLEDNVEMMIENQEELRVALEKIHHQEENMKPMETANLEELQSQLKEELESVRAERERLLSEKTDSSQNHAEELEKLLSTVTSLTEERNQLQEILKGVREERNQLKRNLEDKVEMLQQLGEELETMTQERCQLKGDLQENLEMAAETQGLLHSIQEELRQQRQVNSDLESQSLQKESLLEQQAKQLNEELESVRERLLSEKTDSSQNHAEELEKLLSTVTSLTGERDQLQEILKGIREERNQLKRDLEDNVEMMIENQEELRVALEKIHHQEENMKPMETANLEELQSQLKEELESVRAERERLLSEKTDSSQNHAELEKLLSTVTSLTGERDQLQEILEGIREERNQLKRDLEDNVEMSIKVQEELKQQQHLNSEQQTEREHQEAQLQQQLQQLGEELETMTQERCQLKGDLQENLEMAAETQGLLHSIQEELRQQRQVNSDLESQSLQKESLLEQQAKQLNEELESVRERFLSEKTDSSQNHAEELEKLLSTVTSLTGERDQLQEILEGIREERNQLKRDLEDKVEMMQQLEEEGIHMRDERAQIQRDLQENMEMMKQLEEECKGFKEGQFHFKVEADTSHKMLSDANATISILTEQIYNLEQSTSCCSTRAGEGLRSRLEASMQKLQVSLVRLQLVIDGASKPGHGPLVGVTQVEEVMIQKLLPLLPKPTKKIYSNINRSTVQITNGVWDTKVLLKLCAKDYKTHVEALVQNDLAVFEERRMQDLLLCRAQAPSHSVKVVENDLLGVWDERLSELLDRREDYLQKMNSVLKKLEESLATHPAAVSEELRVRERSNEALNALCMVHSPDSAAVENFLERELARRSALAQANTLALQGLRDERCGLLKELGVVRAQADSQLKEERSKTSTLLQILERAPVKTEADLLRDNQQLALQRQQLDGEIKEMQMRVEQLEEDQIKAADNVSNNKQATQLLQTELQDACAQVKDREGSIQILKEKLRETEVLAKRRASPSALELEELKAKLLKMELEMTASSSKHQEELLRMTTVLNHKEDALRTLKETLRRSQQEGEQSFNEGQDLHARLITARGRMVQSNILLEKNKLEEELKRLQSKISELESLVSTQQGEITKWKARAIKLKENKRDVVDKPLSPCTPTKHRLPMNSEQFLNSPKRFLNSPKRLIDSPKKFLDSPKSKFFDVRPGSESMSINCPKQFFDNSNLGTIQDASASVDKKDEWWPLSPKQSDVCKQQ, encoded by the exons AAAAATGTCTATGTAGCTGACCTAACTGAGGAACTGGTGACATCTCCTGAGCAAGCCCTTGCGTGGATTAGAAAAGGAGAAA AGAATCGCCATTATGGAAAGACAAAAATGAACCAGCGAAGCAGTCGTTCGCACACAATTTTCCGCATG ATCTTGGAGAATCGTGACAGGGGTGACTCTGCATCTGGTGAAAATCCAGACAGCGCCATTATTGTGTCCCATTTG AATTTGGTTGACCTGGCTGGGGCTGAGAGAGCAAGTCAAACAGGTGCTGAAG GTACACGTTTCAAAGAAGGATGTAATATAAATCGCAGCCTGTTCACCCTCGGTCAAGTGATCAAGAAACTGTCTGATGAAACCCAGAA GGGTTTCACTAACTACCGGGACAGTAAACTCACCCGCATTCTCCAAAATTCCCTGGGTGGAAATGCAAAAACTGTCATCATCTGCACCATCACCCCAGTTACTCTGGAAGAAACACTTAGCACTCTTCAA TTTGCTAGTGCAGCAAAGAACATGAAGAATGATCCACATGTCACAGAGGTTTCTGATGACGGAGCCCTTCTGAGAAGATACAGAAATGAAATTGTGGACCTCAAGCGCAGACTTCATGAG GTCTCATCAGTCACTCAAACAACCGCGACAGAGAAGGAGACTCTGTCCCAGATTTTGCAAGAGAAGGATCAGCTCCAAAGAGAACAAGAGGACAGGATTAAGAATTTAACCAAACTTCTAGTCACTTCGTCAAACTTCGTTACCATCAAAAAG ATGCCGAAACGTAGGGTTACGTGGGGTGGAAAACTGCCATCACCTGCCTTCCACCATGCTGGAGAATCTGACCTAAGCTTTGCTGAGCCTTTTTTCAAAAAAAGAAAGGCTGATATGTCTGTCTTGACAGAGCAGAATGAAG ATGGCGATGAGTTTGATTCTACCTTTGACATGGAGATGAACCAGAGCAATCTGACTGTGCGTGGTTTTGCAGAAAG TGAATTTTTATCTCCAAACCAACTGAACAAATTGTCTGAGAAGGTGTCCTGCCTGGAGCTCCAGCTGGAAAATGAGACTCAGCAGAAGCAGGAGGCCATGGAGGAAGTGGAGACTTTTCAGAGGAGGGTTGCAGAACTGGAGAAGCAGCTAGAAGGAAAGTCACTAATGCCTGCTGATGCACAGCTGGAAAAGGAGACTCAGCAGAACCAGGAAGACATGGAGGAAGTGGAGACTTTTGAGATGAAGGTTGCTGAACTGGAGAAGCAGTTAGAAAAGTCTCAAATGCCTGCTGATGCACAGGAGCAG ATGAAAAAGGGATTTGAAGAGACCATTCAACTCTGTGAGACGTTGGTGTCTGAGAAG GAAATGGTTGCTACTGAGCGTGATTATCTCAAGCAGGAGCTCAACATCCTAATGGAACAGACTGAAAACTTGAAAAAAGAAAAGGCTGCACTTCttcaggagatggaggagaagaaagagatggATGAGTTCAATTCTTTGGAAGAGGAGAGCAAAAGAGAATATGAG AAAGAACTACTGAATGACATTTCCTCCTTAAAGAAGGCCATGGAGGTCTCGGGACGCAAATCTCAAGAGCTTGAG GCTAATCTGGTGGCAATGTCCGAGGAGCTGAAAAAGAAAGGCGACTGGGCAGAGGAACTACAAAGATCG AGTGACGTTGACTTGGTCCAACAAGTGAAGCAGCTGCGACGCTCTCTGGACGATGCTGAGGGGTTGAGCCGTGACACTAAGAAGGAGTGGGCCCACCTGCGCAGTGAAAATATCTCACTCAAAGAGAGGGCT GTGACACTAACTGCTGGCTATGAGAGGATGGAAGCTCAGGTGAATGGGCTTCGCCATCAGTTGGAGACAGAAAAATTGAGCTTCAAAAAGATGCAGGTTGACCTTCAGAGGGAGTTACAGGGAGCCTTTGAGGAGAACACCAAGCTTACTACTCTTCTGGATGGAAAAGTTCCCAAAA ATCTCATAGACAGCATTGAACTTGAGAAAACAGTTGCTGTCCTGAAGAAAGAGCTGGACAAGTCTCATGAAGATGAGAGAACCCTACAAGCTAAGATCGAGGATTTGAGTGCACTGCAGGATCTTCCAGATAAAGTGAACAGTTTGATGAAGCAG GTATGTGATCTCACGGAGGAGCTCTGTGCCGTCCAAAAAGAGAGAGACATGCTGGTGTCTGCTAAGGCCTGCAGTGAGGAGGAAGCTCATCAATTCAGAGAACTTGCCCAGAGCTCCCAGGAGCAGCTAGTCAAACTTCAAGATGACCTGAGCAAAGCAGAGTTGAGGGAAAACGACCTAACCCAGCAGTGCACCGACATCACTGAGCAACTGGAGACTCTCCGTAAGGACTTGGCGCGCTCCTCTGTGGAGAACAGTCAGCTTCTGACTACTGTGGAAGAGTCCAGCCTGAGA ctGAAGGAGAATGAACAGCATCGCGCATCAATTGAAGACCAATTGTGTGGAATGCAACAAGTCATGAAAGAGTTGGAGGAGAAGCTTGCTGAGAGTGAATCATCCAAGGAAAAATATGACAATTTATCCCAGGAACACCAAGATCAG ATAAGGCAGCTGAGTGAGGAGGTGATACAAGTCCAGGCAGAACTAAAACGGCAACAGCATCTGAACTCAGAACAGCAGTCATGTGCCCAACAAGATGATCAACATCAGCTACAA ATACAGGAACTACGAGCTGCATTGGAGGCCATGACAGAGGAAAGGAGCCAGTTGAACAGTGACTTGCAGCAAAATATGGAAATG GCTGCAGAGACTCAGGGACTTCTCCATTCCATCCAAGAGGAGCTCAGACAACAGAGACAAGTGAACTCTGACCTTGAGAGCCAAAGTTTACAGAAGGAGTCTCTTCTAGAACAGCAG ATGAGGCAGCTGAGTGATGCACTTGAGTCTGGGGAAGCTGAGAGAGAACGTCTCCTGTTTGAGAAGACGGACAGCCCTCAGAATCATGCAGAGTTGgagaagctgctctctgctgtgaCCTcactgactggagagagagaccagctccaGGAGATACTGGAGGGGATCCgagaggagaggaaccagctCAAGAGAGACCTGGAGGACAATGTGGAGATG ATGATTGAAAATCAGGAGGAGCTACGGGTGGCACTTGAAAAGATACACCATCAAGAGGAAAATATGAAACCTATGGAGACTGCAAATCTAGAGGAGCTGCAAAGTCAG CTGAAGGAGGAGCTTGAGTCTGTGCGAGCTGAGCGAGAGCGTCTCCTGTCTGAGAAGACAGACAGCTCTCAGAATCATGCAGAGGAGTTGGAGAAGCTGCTTTCTACTGTGACCTCACTGACTGAAGAGCGAAACCAGCTCCAGGAGATACTGAAGGGAGTCCgagaggagaggaaccagctCAAGAGAAACCTGGAGGACAAAGTGGAGATG CTACAGCAGCTAGGAGAGGAACTGGAAACCATGACACAGGAGCGGTGTCAGTTGAAGGGTGACCTGCAAGAAAATCTGGAGATG GCTGCAGAGACTCAGGGACTTCTCCATTCCATCCAAGAGGAGCTCAGACAACAGAGACAAGTGAACTCTGACCTTGAGAGCCAAAGTTTACAGAAGGAGTCTCTTCTAGAACAGCAG GCTAAGCAGCTGAATGAGGAGCTTGAGTCTGTGCGAGAGCGTCTCCTGTCTGAGAAGACAGACAGCTCTCAGAATCATGCAGAGGAGTTGGAGAAGCTGCTTTCTACTGTGACCTcactgactggagagagagaccagctccaGGAGATACTGAAGGGAATCCgagaggagaggaaccagctCAAGAGAGACCTGGAGGACAATGTGGAGATG ATGATTGAAAATCAGGAGGAGCTACGGGTGGCACTTGAAAAGATACACCATCAAGAGGAAAATATGAAACCTATGGAGACTGCAAATCTAGAGGAGCTGCAAAGTCAG CTGAAGGAGGAGCTTGAGTCTGTGCGAGCTGAGCGAGAGCGTCTCCTGTCTGAGAAGACAGACAGCTCTCAGAATCATGCAGAGTTGGAGAAGCTGCTCTCTACTGTGACCTcactgactggagagagagaccagctccaGGAGATACTGGAGGGAATCCgagaggagaggaaccagctCAAGAGAGACCTGGAGGACAATGTGGAGATG TCCATCAAAGTCCAGGAGGAGTTGAAACAGCAGCAACATCTGAACTCAGAGCAACAGACTGAGAGGGAACATCAAGAAGCTCAACTTCAGCAACAA CTACAGCAGCTAGGAGAGGAACTGGAAACCATGACACAGGAGCGGTGTCAGTTGAAGGGTGACCTGCAAGAAAATCTGGAGATG GCTGCAGAGACTCAGGGACTTCTCCATTCCATCCAAGAGGAGCTCAGACAACAGAGACAAGTGAACTCTGACCTTGAGAGCCAAAGTTTACAGAAGGAGTCTCTTCTAGAACAGCAG GCTAAGCAGCTGAATGAGGAGCTTGAGTCTGTGCGAGAGCGTTTCCTGTCTGAGAAGACAGACAGCTCTCAGAATCATGCAGAGGAGTTGGAGAAGCTGCTCTCTACTGTGACCTcactgactggagagagagaccagctccaGGAGATACTGGAGGGAATCCgagaggagaggaaccagctCAAGAGAGACCTGGAGGACAAAGTGGAGATG ATGCAGCAGCTAGAGGAAGAAGGCATACACATGAGAGATGAGAGGGCCCAGATTCAGCGAGACCTGCAGGAAAATATGGAGATG ATGAAGCAGCTGGAGGAGGAATGTAAAGGTTTCAAAGAAGGACAGTTTCACTTCAAAGTCGAAGCAGACACCTCACACAAG ATGCTTAGTGATGCGAACGCAACCATCTCCATATTGACAGAGCAGATCTATAACCTGGAGCAGAGCACCAGCTGTTGTAGCACCAGGGCAGGAGAGGGACTGCGCtccagactggaagcttcaatgCAGAAGCTCCAG GTGTCCCTCGTGAGGCTCCAGCTTGTAATCGATGGTGCTTCTAAGCCTGGACATGGGCCCCTGGTTGGTGTCACACAAGTTGAAGAAGTCATGATACAGAAACTGTTGCCCCTTCTTCCAAAGCCCACAAAAAAGATCTATAGCAATATCAATAGATCTACAGTCCAGATCACTAACGGGGTGTGGGATACAAAG GTGCTGCTGAAGCTGTGTGCCAAGGATTACAAAACCCATGTTGAAGCCCTGGTTCAGAATGACTTGGCTGTatttgaggagaggagaatgCAGGACCTGCTCCTCTGTAGAGCCCAGGCACCCAGTCACTCAGTCAAGGTGGTTGAGAATGACCTCCTTGGAGTCTGGGACGAGAGACTGTCAGAGCTGTTGGACAGGAGAGAAGATTACCTCCAG AAAATGAACAGTGTTTTGAAGAAGCTTGAGGAGAGCCTGGCCACTCACCCAGCAGCAGTGTCAGAGGAGCTGAGGGTGCGAGAGAGGAGCAACGAGGCGCTGAATGCTCTATGCATGGTCCACTCACCGGACTCAGCAGCAGTGGAGAACTTCCTGGAGCGAGAGCTGGCCCGGCGCTCTGCTTTGGCACAGGCCAACACACTGGCTCTCCAG GGATTGCGAGATGAGCGCTGTGGTCTGCTCAAAGAGCTAGGCGTGGTTCGAGCACAGGCTGACAGTCAGCTGAAAGAAGAGAGGAGTAAGACCTCTACTCTACTGCAGATACTGGAGCGTGCCCCCGTCAAGACTGAAGCTGACCTGCTGAGGGACAACCAGCAACTTGCCCTGCAACGTCAGCAGTTGGATGGGGAAATCAAG gaaatgcagatgagagTTGAGCAGCTGGAAGAAGACCAGATCAAAGCTGCTGATAACGTCTCAAACAACAAACAAGCCACCCAGCTACTACAAACTGAGCTTCAGGATGCTTGTGCACAAGTCAAGGACAGGGAGGGCTCCATTCAAATCCTAAAAGAGAAACTCAGAGAGACGGAA GTTCTGGCTAAGAGAAGAGCATCACCTAGTGCTCTTGAGCTTGAAGAGCTGAAGGCTAAACTTTTGAAAATGGAGTTGGAGATGACTGCATCATCCTctaaacaccaggaaga GTTACTGAGGATGACGACAGTCCTGAACCACAAGGAGGACGCTCTGAGGACGCTGAAGGAGACTCTGAGAAGATCACAACAGGAGGGAGAACAGTCAT TCAATGAGGGACAGGATCTGCATGCCAGACTGATAACCGCCAGAGGACGCATGGTCCAAAGCAACATTCTCCTTGAAAAGAACAAACTTGAGGAGGAACTGAAAAGGCTACAGAGCAAAATTTCTGAATTGGAGAG CCTTGTGTCCACTCAGCAAGGAGAGATCACAAAGTGGAAGGCTAGAGCAATTAAGCTGAAGGAGAATAAGAGGGACGTGGTAGACAAGCCTCTGTCTCCATGTACTCCTACAAAACACCGCCTTCCCATGAATTCTGAGCAGTTCCTCAACTCTCCCAAGAGGTTCCTCAACTCTCCCAAGAGGTTAATTGACTCTCCCAAGAAGTTCCTCGACTCTCCCAAGAGCAAGTTCTTCGATGTCCGTCCAGGCTCTGAATCCATGTCGATCAACTGTCCCAAGCAGTTTTTTGATAACTCCAACCTTGGAACCATTCAAG ATGCAAGCGCAAGTGTGGATAAGAAGGACGAATGGTGGCCTCTGTCACCAAAGCAATCTGATGTATGCAAACAACAGTAA